From the genome of Corallococcus macrosporus DSM 14697:
GTCAACGACATGTCCGATGGGAATCAAAAGACGGTGCGCCCGAGCCACATCCGCCGGACGTACATCCTGGACCGGCCCTTCCAGCTCAAATACATCCTGCTGCTGGCGGGCATTGGCGCCGGCGGCATCGGGGTGTTCGGGCTGTTGGCGCACCGCGTCCACGTGTCCTCCGTGGCGTCCGGGGTGGACGGCGGCCAGACGCTGCTGTGGCTGACGGGGCTGGGCACGCTGGGCGCGGCGGTGGCGCTGGGCCTCTTCGGCCTGGTGTTCACCCACCGGGTGGCGGGCCCCGTCCATGTCATGAGCCTCTACGTCGCGGCGCTGGCGGCGGGCCGCTATCCCCGGCTGCGCCCGCTGCGGCGCGGCGACGAGCTCAAGCTGTTCTTCGACCGCTTCAGTGAAGCCGTCACCCGCATCCGGGAGCGCGAGGCGGACGAGGCCTACGCGCTGGAGACCGTGCTGGAAGCCCTCCGGCCGGTGGCCACCACGCCCGAGGCCCTGGAGGCCCTGGGCACCCTGAGCGCCCTGCACACGCGCAAGCGTCAGGCAGTGGACACCCCCACCGGGAGCACCTTCAAGTCCGTGGCCTGAGTCGCCCGGCGCAGGAGAAGCGCGACACCATGAGCAGACCCCGCATCGTTTTCATGGGCACCCCCGACTTCGCGGTGGCGTCCCTGGCCGCCTGCTTCGAACTGGGAGAGGTGGTGGCCGTCGTCACCCAACCCGACAAGCCCAAGGGCCGCGGCAACACCGTGACGGCGCCGCCGGTGAAGGAGCTGGCCCTGTCACGCGGCGTGCCCGTGCTCCAGCCCACCAAGCTGCGCACGCCGCCCTTCGCGGAGGCGCTGCGCCAGTACGCGCCGGACATCTGCGTGGTGACGGCCTATGGCCGCATCCTCCCCAAGGATTTGCTGGAGCTGCCCACCCACGGCTGCGTCAACGTGCACGGCTCGCTGCTGCCGCGCTTCCGGGGCGCCGCGCCCATCCAGTGGGCCATCGCCCACGGCGACGCGGAGACGGGCGTGTCGTTGATGGTGATGGACGAGGGCCTGGACACCGGCCCGGTGCTGGCGATGAAGCGCATGCCCATCGCGCCGGACGACACGAGCGCCACGCTGTACCCGAAGCTGGCGGCGCTGGGCGGTGAGGTGCTGCGCGAATACCTGCCCGCCTACCTGCGCGGCGAGCTGAAGCCGGTGCCGCAGCCTTCCGAGGGCATGGTGCTGGCCCCCATCATCGAGAAGGACCAGGGCCGGTTGGACTTCACGAGGCCCGCGGTGGAGTTGGAGCGCCGCCTGCGGGCCTTCACGCCGTGGCCCGGCGCCTTCACCACGCTGGGCGGAAAGCTGTTGAAGGTCCACCGCGCGACGGCCAGGGGTGGTAGTGGGGCTCCCGGCACGGTGCTGGCGTCCGGCCCGGACGGCATCGAGGTGGCATGCGGCGAGGGCTCGCTGGTCCTGCTGGACCTCCAGCCGGAGGGAAAGCGGGTGATGCGCGCCGCGGATTTCCTGCAGGGGCACAAGCTGGCGCCGGGCAGCCAGCCCTTCGTCGCGGGCTGATTGGGAGAACGGGTGATGGGCATGAGACTGCTGGTGCTGCATGGACCCAACCTCAACCTGCTGGGCGTGCGGGATGACACGTCCGGCGGGCGGCTCGAGGACCTGGACGCCGCGATGCAGGCCCGCGCGGAGGCGCTGGGCCTGGAGCTGACGGTGGTGCAGTCCAACCACGAGGGCGACCTGCTCGACACGCTCGGCGCGGAGCTGGAGGCGCTGGACGGCATCATCATCAACCCGGCCGGGCTGTTCGGCTCCTACTGTCTCAAGGAAGGGCTGGAGGCCGCGGGGCTGCCCGCCATCGAGGTGCTGCTCAAGCCCCCCGCGCGTGAGTCCGTGGTGGGCGAGGCCTGCGTGCTCCAGATTCACGGCGGGCCCGGCTTCGAGCCCTACCTGCAGGCCCTGGAGACCTTCGGCAGCGGCGTCTTCACCACGGCGCAGCCGGAGCCGAAGAAGCCCCTGGGCAAGAAGAAGGGCAGCGCCACCCGGGGCGCGAAGGTGACGCCCATCACCGTGCTCAAGCGCGCCCCGCGCAGGGAGGGCTCGTCGGAGACGGCGAAGTCCCTGGCCCGCGCGGTGAAGGCGGCGGGGCCCACGAAGACGCTGGGCCGCAAGCTGGCGCCGGTGGAGGACCTGCGCGCGGCCCGCCAGGCGAAGACGCTGGGGCGCGGCGGCAAGGGGCTCACCCCCGCGGCGGACCTGCTCACGCGCGCGCTGGTGCGCCAGAAGATTTCGGACCGGCTCGCGGGGCGGCTCTCCGCCGCCGAGCTGGCCACCTGGGCGCGTTCCCAGTATCAGGCGGTGCAGCGGGGCGCTCCGGCGGAGCATGGCCACCGCGAGCTGCTGGAGGAGAGCCTCCAGAGCCTCACCCTCTCCAACCTGCCCGCGACGCGGCTCTCGGATGAGCAGCTCGTGGACCT
Proteins encoded in this window:
- the fmt gene encoding methionyl-tRNA formyltransferase: MSRPRIVFMGTPDFAVASLAACFELGEVVAVVTQPDKPKGRGNTVTAPPVKELALSRGVPVLQPTKLRTPPFAEALRQYAPDICVVTAYGRILPKDLLELPTHGCVNVHGSLLPRFRGAAPIQWAIAHGDAETGVSLMVMDEGLDTGPVLAMKRMPIAPDDTSATLYPKLAALGGEVLREYLPAYLRGELKPVPQPSEGMVLAPIIEKDQGRLDFTRPAVELERRLRAFTPWPGAFTTLGGKLLKVHRATARGGSGAPGTVLASGPDGIEVACGEGSLVLLDLQPEGKRVMRAADFLQGHKLAPGSQPFVAG
- a CDS encoding type II 3-dehydroquinate dehydratase, with protein sequence MRLLVLHGPNLNLLGVRDDTSGGRLEDLDAAMQARAEALGLELTVVQSNHEGDLLDTLGAELEALDGIIINPAGLFGSYCLKEGLEAAGLPAIEVLLKPPARESVVGEACVLQIHGGPGFEPYLQALETFGSGVFTTAQPEPKKPLGKKKGSATRGAKVTPITVLKRAPRREGSSETAKSLARAVKAAGPTKTLGRKLAPVEDLRAARQAKTLGRGGKGLTPAADLLTRALVRQKISDRLAGRLSAAELATWARSQYQAVQRGAPAEHGHRELLEESLQSLTLSNLPATRLSDEQLVDLLTRLDEG